In Pseudonocardia sp. C8, one genomic interval encodes:
- the hrpA gene encoding ATP-dependent RNA helicase HrpA has protein sequence MSTDSAPSSSDRPDHGAGTTGRRRRPRRRRPDSRQTDIDPTTSTDQAAAQAAPGTEGAARGLPARDAQRRPRRRGPRGRSAAVTAPGPDQPGRRGPDRDGPDAAGADRGGPGSARGGTAPGTDNAAPPLPPLDDAELAALRERIGALGPAEADRLRRRLDRARDGRAQQRVADAVDAAERRIARRRAALPAISYPATLPVSARREEIAEAIRDNQVVIVAGETGSGKTTQLPKICLELGRGVHGMIGHTQPRRLAARTVAARIAEELGVELGGAVGWKVRFTDQVGDSTMVKLMTDGILLAELAGDKDLHQYDTLIIDEAHERSLNIDFILGYLTRLLPRRPDLKVVITSATIDPERFARHFGSADDRPAPIIEVSGRTYPVEVRYRPVVDPDDPDADPDRQLDDAIGDAVVELQREGPGDVLVFLPGEREIREAAEVLERRNLPNTEILPLYARLSTAEQQRVWQPHTGNRVVLATNVAETSLTVPGIRYVVDTGTARISRYSRRLKVQRLPIEKISQASANQRAGRCGRTSDGIAIRLYAEDDFDARPEFTDPEILRTNLAAVVLQMIALDLGEISEFPFVEPPDRRAVADGLDLLHELGALRPDRRSLTPVGHALSRLPVDPRLGRMLVEAHRNGCLREVLVIAAALSVQDPRERPAEQRQAADDRHRRFAVDGSDFLAHLRLWDHLAERREALTGNKFRRELREDFLHYLRVREWWDLHGQLRQAARSAGMDLNEKNPDWAAHADRIHQSVLAGLLSQVGMQDPLTEKGEKKAGKERKGPREYLGARGARFALWPGSGIARKPPRWVMAAELVETTRLWARTVAPVQPDWIEPLAAHLVKRTYSEPRWSRKRAAAVATERVTLHGLPLVADRTVAYGTIDPEVSRDLFLRHALVEGDWDTRHAFFHANRELLDDVEELEHRARRRDLVVDEDTLFAFYDERVPASVVSGKHFDTWWKKESKRNPELLTYTEDLLATEAARRIDRAQYPDHVDAGGLTLPLSYAFEPGHHTDGVTVDVPVAALHQVDPTPFTWQVPGLREELVTALIRTLPRTLRRNFSPAPDHARAVLARLRDDTGEPLLDGLERELGRMRNVEIRREDWELERLPEHLTVTFRVLDESGAELARDTDLDRLRRQLAPKVREELAAAGTEVEATALTSWTIGELPRELPIRRGEHVVTGYPGLRDRGRTVDVRVYATAAERDPAHHRGARRLLMLNAPNPGKQVQRGLDNRARLALSRNPHGSLDALLDDCTTAAADHLVRRGGGAPYDEAQYLRLAELLRMRLPATTLQVLDAVRGVLEDWHRVGAKLADLRGPATRDGAADVKVIMERLVGPGFVTAAGATRLGDLRRYLQALGLRLDKLHADPGRDARWTAEMAPVEAEYRALLAGLPEGVEPSPALCEIGWMIEELRVSLYAHPMKTRHPISVRRVERAIDELPPPA, from the coding sequence ATGTCCACCGATTCCGCCCCGTCCTCGAGCGACCGACCCGACCACGGGGCCGGCACGACCGGTCGGCGCCGACGTCCCCGTCGTCGCCGACCGGATTCTCGTCAGACCGACATCGACCCCACGACCAGCACGGACCAGGCCGCTGCGCAGGCCGCCCCCGGGACGGAGGGCGCCGCACGCGGCCTCCCGGCCCGCGATGCGCAGCGCCGACCGCGCCGCCGCGGGCCACGGGGCCGGAGCGCTGCCGTCACGGCGCCCGGCCCCGACCAGCCCGGCCGCCGCGGCCCCGACCGCGACGGCCCGGACGCCGCAGGCGCCGACCGTGGCGGCCCGGGTTCCGCACGCGGCGGCACGGCGCCCGGCACCGACAACGCCGCGCCGCCACTCCCCCCGCTGGACGACGCCGAGCTGGCCGCCCTCCGCGAGCGGATCGGTGCGCTCGGCCCGGCCGAGGCCGACCGGCTGCGCCGCCGGCTCGACCGCGCCCGCGACGGCCGCGCCCAGCAGCGGGTCGCCGACGCGGTCGACGCCGCCGAGCGCCGGATCGCCCGCCGCCGGGCGGCGCTCCCCGCGATCTCCTACCCGGCGACGCTGCCGGTGTCGGCCCGCCGCGAGGAGATCGCGGAGGCCATCCGCGACAACCAGGTCGTGATCGTCGCCGGGGAGACCGGCTCGGGGAAGACGACCCAGCTGCCGAAGATCTGCCTGGAGCTCGGCCGCGGCGTGCACGGGATGATCGGCCACACCCAGCCGCGGCGGCTCGCCGCGCGCACGGTGGCCGCCCGGATCGCCGAGGAGCTGGGGGTCGAGCTCGGTGGGGCGGTCGGCTGGAAGGTCCGGTTCACCGACCAGGTCGGGGACTCGACCATGGTCAAGCTGATGACCGACGGGATCCTGCTGGCCGAGCTGGCCGGCGACAAGGACCTGCACCAGTACGACACGCTGATCATCGACGAGGCGCACGAGCGCAGCCTCAACATCGACTTCATCCTCGGCTACCTCACCCGGCTGCTGCCGCGCCGCCCGGACCTCAAGGTCGTCATCACCTCGGCGACGATCGACCCCGAGCGGTTCGCCCGGCATTTCGGCAGCGCCGACGACCGGCCGGCCCCGATCATCGAGGTCTCCGGCCGCACCTACCCGGTGGAGGTCCGGTACCGCCCGGTCGTCGACCCCGACGACCCGGACGCCGACCCGGACCGCCAGCTGGACGACGCGATCGGCGACGCCGTCGTCGAGCTGCAGCGCGAGGGCCCGGGTGACGTGCTCGTCTTCCTGCCCGGGGAACGGGAGATCCGCGAGGCGGCCGAGGTGCTCGAGCGGCGGAACCTCCCGAACACCGAGATCCTGCCGCTCTACGCCCGGCTCTCGACGGCCGAGCAGCAACGGGTCTGGCAGCCGCACACCGGCAACCGCGTGGTGCTCGCGACGAACGTCGCCGAGACGTCGCTGACCGTGCCGGGCATCCGGTACGTCGTCGACACCGGCACCGCCCGCATCTCCCGGTACTCCCGGCGGCTCAAGGTGCAGCGGTTGCCGATCGAGAAGATCTCCCAGGCGTCGGCGAACCAGCGGGCCGGCCGCTGCGGGCGCACCTCCGACGGCATCGCGATCCGGCTCTACGCAGAGGACGACTTCGACGCCCGCCCCGAGTTCACCGACCCGGAGATCCTGCGGACCAACCTCGCCGCCGTGGTCCTGCAGATGATCGCGCTGGACCTGGGCGAGATCTCCGAGTTCCCGTTCGTCGAGCCGCCGGACCGGCGCGCCGTCGCCGACGGCCTCGACCTGCTGCACGAGCTCGGCGCGCTCCGGCCGGACCGGCGCTCGCTGACCCCGGTGGGCCACGCGCTGTCCCGGCTGCCGGTGGACCCGCGGCTGGGCCGGATGCTGGTGGAGGCCCACCGGAACGGCTGCCTGCGCGAGGTGCTGGTCATCGCGGCCGCGCTGTCCGTGCAGGACCCGCGCGAGCGCCCCGCCGAGCAGCGCCAGGCCGCCGACGACCGGCACCGCCGGTTCGCGGTCGACGGCTCGGACTTCCTGGCCCACCTGCGGCTCTGGGACCACCTGGCCGAGCGCCGCGAGGCGCTGACCGGCAACAAGTTCCGCCGCGAGCTGCGCGAGGACTTCCTGCACTACCTGCGGGTGCGCGAGTGGTGGGACCTGCACGGCCAGCTCCGACAGGCAGCCCGGTCGGCCGGCATGGATCTCAACGAGAAGAACCCGGACTGGGCCGCGCACGCCGACCGGATCCACCAGTCCGTCCTGGCCGGGCTGCTCTCCCAGGTCGGCATGCAGGACCCGCTCACCGAGAAGGGTGAGAAGAAGGCCGGCAAGGAACGCAAGGGACCCCGGGAGTACCTCGGCGCCCGCGGCGCCCGGTTCGCGCTGTGGCCCGGATCGGGCATCGCGAGGAAGCCGCCCCGCTGGGTGATGGCCGCCGAGCTCGTGGAGACGACGCGGCTGTGGGCGCGGACCGTCGCGCCGGTCCAGCCGGACTGGATCGAGCCGCTGGCCGCGCATCTCGTCAAGCGGACGTATTCGGAGCCGCGCTGGTCACGCAAGCGCGCCGCCGCCGTCGCCACCGAGCGGGTCACCCTGCACGGGCTGCCGCTGGTCGCGGACCGCACCGTCGCCTACGGCACGATCGACCCCGAGGTGAGCCGGGACCTGTTCCTGCGGCACGCCCTCGTCGAGGGCGACTGGGACACCCGGCACGCGTTCTTCCACGCCAACCGCGAGCTGCTCGACGACGTCGAGGAGCTCGAGCACCGCGCCCGCCGGCGCGACCTCGTGGTCGACGAGGACACCCTGTTCGCGTTCTACGACGAGCGCGTCCCCGCCTCCGTGGTGTCCGGCAAGCATTTCGACACCTGGTGGAAGAAGGAGTCGAAGCGCAACCCGGAGCTGCTCACCTACACCGAGGACCTGCTCGCCACCGAGGCCGCCAGACGGATCGACCGCGCCCAGTACCCGGACCACGTCGACGCCGGCGGCCTGACGCTGCCGCTGTCCTACGCGTTCGAGCCGGGCCACCACACCGACGGCGTCACCGTCGACGTGCCGGTGGCCGCGCTGCACCAGGTCGACCCGACGCCGTTCACCTGGCAGGTGCCCGGGCTGCGCGAGGAGCTGGTGACGGCCCTGATCAGGACGCTGCCGCGGACGCTGCGGCGCAACTTCTCCCCCGCACCCGACCACGCCCGCGCGGTGCTGGCCCGGCTCCGCGACGACACCGGCGAGCCGCTGCTCGACGGCCTGGAACGCGAGCTCGGCCGGATGCGCAACGTGGAGATCCGCCGCGAGGACTGGGAGCTGGAGCGGCTGCCCGAGCACCTGACCGTCACGTTCCGGGTGCTGGACGAGTCCGGTGCCGAGCTGGCCCGCGACACCGACCTCGACCGGCTGCGCCGGCAGCTGGCCCCGAAGGTCCGCGAGGAGCTGGCCGCGGCCGGCACCGAGGTCGAGGCCACCGCGCTGACCTCGTGGACGATCGGCGAGCTGCCCCGCGAGCTGCCGATCCGGCGCGGGGAGCACGTCGTCACCGGTTACCCGGGGCTGCGGGACCGGGGCCGCACCGTGGACGTCCGCGTGTACGCGACGGCCGCCGAGCGGGACCCCGCGCACCACCGGGGCGCGCGCCGGCTGCTGATGCTGAACGCGCCGAACCCCGGCAAGCAGGTGCAGCGCGGCCTCGACAACCGGGCCCGCCTCGCGCTGTCACGCAACCCGCACGGCTCGCTGGACGCGCTGCTCGACGACTGCACGACCGCCGCCGCCGACCACCTGGTCCGGCGCGGCGGCGGGGCACCGTACGACGAGGCGCAGTACCTCCGGCTCGCCGAGCTGCTCCGGATGCGGCTGCCCGCGACGACGCTGCAGGTCCTCGACGCCGTCCGCGGTGTGCTGGAGGACTGGCACCGGGTCGGGGCGAAGCTGGCCGACCTGCGCGGACCGGCCACCCGGGACGGCGCCGCGGACGTGAAGGTGATCATGGAACGGCTGGTCGGGCCGGGCTTCGTGACCGCGGCCGGGGCGACCCGGCTCGGTGACCTGCGGCGCTACCTCCAGGCGCTCGGGCTCCGGCTGGACAAGCTGCACGCCGATCCCGGCCGCGACGCCCGGTGGACCGCGGAGATGGCGCCGGTCGAGGCCGAGTACCGCGCCCTGCTGGCCGGGTTGCCCGAGGGCGTCGAGCCGTCGCCCGCGCTGTGCGAGATCGGCTGGATGATCGAGGAGCTCCGGGTCTCGCTGTACGCCCACCCGATGAAGACCCGGCACCCGATCTCCGTCCGCCGGGTGGAGCGGGCGATCGACGAGCTGCCACCGCCCGCCTGA
- a CDS encoding serine hydrolase domain-containing protein has protein sequence MTELAPAVRRVLDWPVDHVAAAVVAADGTVLADAGDTGREFPLASVTKLLSAYAVLVAVEEGALGWDDPAGPEGSTVRHLIAHTSGLAFDTDRVQAAPGERRIYSNTGFAVLSDAVADATGIGFADYLHQAVCEPLGLTRTRLEGTAGAGAVSTADDLARFAAELQAPALLDPRTVAEATTVAYPGLDGLLPGYGRQKPNDWGLGMEIRDGKSPHWTGLRSSPRTFGHFGQSGTFLWVDPEARAAAVVLTDRDFGQWAIDAWTPWTDGVLDALAP, from the coding sequence GTGACCGAGCTCGCCCCGGCGGTGCGCCGGGTCCTGGACTGGCCGGTCGACCACGTCGCGGCCGCCGTCGTCGCCGCGGACGGGACCGTCCTGGCCGACGCCGGCGACACCGGCCGCGAGTTCCCGCTCGCCTCGGTCACCAAGCTGCTCTCGGCGTACGCCGTGCTGGTCGCGGTGGAGGAGGGCGCCCTCGGCTGGGACGACCCGGCCGGGCCGGAGGGCTCGACCGTGCGGCACCTGATCGCGCACACCTCCGGGCTGGCGTTCGACACCGACCGGGTGCAGGCCGCGCCCGGCGAGCGCCGGATCTACTCCAACACCGGGTTCGCAGTGCTCTCCGACGCCGTCGCCGACGCGACCGGCATCGGCTTCGCCGACTACCTGCACCAGGCGGTCTGCGAGCCGCTCGGCCTCACCCGCACCCGGCTGGAAGGCACGGCCGGGGCCGGCGCGGTGTCGACCGCGGACGATCTCGCCCGGTTCGCCGCCGAGCTGCAGGCCCCGGCGCTGCTGGACCCGCGCACCGTCGCCGAGGCCACCACCGTCGCCTACCCCGGCCTCGACGGCCTGCTCCCCGGCTACGGCCGGCAGAAGCCGAACGACTGGGGCCTCGGCATGGAGATCCGCGACGGCAAGTCCCCGCACTGGACGGGGCTGCGGTCCTCGCCGCGCACGTTCGGACACTTCGGGCAGTCGGGCACGTTCCTGTGGGTGGACCCGGAGGCGCGCGCGGCCGCCGTCGTCCTCACCGACCGGGACTTCGGCCAGTGGGCGATCGACGCGTGGACCCCGTGGACCGACGGCGTCCTGGACGCGCTCGCCCCCTGA
- a CDS encoding SDR family oxidoreductase has protein sequence MSDAVVVTGAAGALGRAVVGEFRARNRPVAALDRPGAALDALAADDVHPIGVDLTARDSVAEAFARVDAFGLGIDTLVAVAGGYAGGGLADVDEAGLHELLDTNLASVVWAAQAAAPRIAGAGGGAIVTVGARTGLTGPAQLLHGTTKAAVHRLTEILADELRPQRIRVNAVLPSVIDTPANRTWMDADAAARAVSPAAIAKVVAFLSGPDAAPVSGALVPVYGDS, from the coding sequence ATGAGCGATGCCGTCGTCGTCACCGGGGCCGCGGGTGCGCTGGGCCGCGCCGTCGTCGGGGAGTTCCGGGCCCGGAACCGGCCGGTCGCCGCGCTCGACCGGCCGGGCGCGGCGCTCGACGCGCTCGCCGCCGACGACGTGCACCCGATCGGGGTCGACCTCACCGCGCGGGACTCGGTCGCGGAGGCGTTCGCCCGGGTCGACGCGTTCGGCCTGGGCATCGACACCCTGGTCGCGGTCGCCGGGGGCTACGCCGGCGGCGGGCTCGCCGACGTCGACGAGGCCGGCCTGCACGAGCTGCTCGACACCAACCTGGCCTCCGTCGTGTGGGCCGCCCAGGCGGCCGCGCCGCGGATCGCCGGCGCGGGCGGTGGCGCGATCGTCACCGTGGGCGCGCGGACCGGGCTCACCGGACCGGCCCAGCTGCTGCACGGCACGACCAAGGCCGCCGTGCACCGCCTCACCGAGATCCTCGCCGACGAGCTGCGGCCGCAGCGGATCCGGGTGAACGCCGTCCTCCCCTCGGTGATCGACACCCCGGCGAACCGGACGTGGATGGACGCCGACGCGGCGGCCCGCGCCGTTTCGCCGGCCGCCATCGCGAAGGTCGTCGCGTTCCTGTCCGGGCCGGATGCCGCCCCGGTGTCCGGCGCGCTCGTCCCGGTCTACGGCGACAGCTGA
- a CDS encoding DUF72 domain-containing protein — translation MRTGRVLVGTSGWRYPPWRGTFYPRGLVQRRELEYLSRRVTSIEINGSFYSLQRPESWLAWARQVPEGFVFAVKGPRFVTHLKQLRDVETPVANFLASGLLGLGPALGPVLWQLPPRMRFDAERTAAFLQLLPHSTGAAARLAARHDERLDGRALTETDADRPLRHAVEPRHESFRDPAFTALLHQHGVALVQSDSAGTWPWFDEVTTDLVYVRLHGQGELYAGGYTADVLDTWADRIRGWAAEGRDVVCYFDNDMKVHAPADAMALLDRLGSGRGCR, via the coding sequence ATGCGGACGGGCCGGGTGCTGGTCGGGACGTCGGGATGGCGCTACCCGCCGTGGCGCGGCACGTTCTACCCGCGCGGGCTGGTGCAGCGCCGCGAGCTGGAGTACCTGTCGCGCCGGGTCACCTCGATCGAGATCAACGGCTCGTTCTACTCGCTGCAGCGGCCGGAGAGCTGGCTGGCCTGGGCCCGGCAGGTGCCGGAGGGCTTCGTGTTCGCGGTGAAGGGCCCGCGGTTCGTGACCCACCTGAAGCAGCTGCGCGACGTGGAGACCCCGGTCGCGAACTTCCTCGCCTCGGGCCTGCTCGGTCTCGGACCGGCGCTCGGCCCGGTGCTGTGGCAGCTGCCGCCGCGGATGCGTTTCGACGCCGAACGGACGGCGGCGTTCCTGCAGCTCCTGCCGCATTCCACGGGCGCGGCGGCGCGGCTCGCGGCCCGGCACGACGAGCGCCTCGACGGCCGCGCGCTGACCGAGACCGACGCCGACCGGCCGCTGCGGCACGCGGTCGAGCCCCGGCACGAGTCGTTCCGCGACCCGGCGTTCACGGCGTTGCTGCACCAGCACGGGGTCGCGCTGGTGCAGTCGGACTCGGCCGGGACCTGGCCCTGGTTCGACGAGGTCACCACGGACCTGGTGTACGTCCGGCTGCACGGCCAGGGCGAGCTCTACGCGGGCGGCTACACCGCCGACGTGCTCGACACCTGGGCGGACCGGATCCGCGGCTGGGCCGCCGAGGGACGCGACGTGGTCTGCTACTTCGACAACGACATGAAGGTGCACGCCCCGGCGGACGCCATGGCGCTCCTCGACCGGCTGGGGTCAGGACGCGGGTGCCGGTGA
- a CDS encoding MFS transporter — MSIATDPVEATAAPSAFRVAAGAVTVTTVSVLPVFLTGALAVQLSADLGFDPAGLGLVVALYFGVSALCSLPVGMVVERVGARRTSRIAVIGAAVLMAALAVGARSYGSLVALLLCAAWCNVMGQLSSNLTLARSVPEHRMGLSFGVKQAAIPAATLLAGLAVPAVALTAGWRWAYGFGAVLALAALLACPAEDAGPRGRPAAGNRATAALGVIGAASGLAAGTATALGIFLVASAVERGVAPGPAGLVLTFGSVVGLSVRLLHGWLADRRERARRNGDRRRGGGHVAVVAASLAAGAAGFGLLALPGTPALVLGVTLAFGLGWAWPGLLQFAVVRLNPSAPAAATSIVQVGVYAGGFGGPVVFGWLATHAGFPVAWTASAGVMLVSAVLMLVGRRMLVAHARRGAGPAGAVSPAPAS, encoded by the coding sequence ATGAGCATCGCGACCGACCCCGTGGAGGCGACCGCCGCACCCTCGGCGTTCCGGGTCGCGGCCGGCGCCGTGACCGTGACCACGGTGTCGGTGCTGCCGGTGTTCCTCACCGGCGCGCTCGCCGTGCAGCTCTCGGCCGACCTGGGCTTCGACCCGGCCGGCCTCGGCCTGGTCGTGGCGCTCTACTTCGGCGTGAGTGCCCTGTGCTCGCTGCCGGTCGGCATGGTCGTCGAACGGGTCGGGGCCCGCCGGACCAGCCGGATCGCCGTGATCGGCGCGGCGGTGCTGATGGCCGCGCTCGCCGTCGGGGCCCGGTCGTACGGGTCGCTGGTGGCCCTGCTGCTGTGCGCGGCCTGGTGCAACGTGATGGGCCAGCTGTCGTCGAACCTGACGCTGGCCCGGTCGGTGCCCGAGCACCGGATGGGCCTCTCGTTCGGGGTCAAGCAGGCGGCCATCCCGGCCGCCACCCTGCTGGCGGGGCTCGCGGTGCCTGCGGTCGCGCTGACCGCAGGCTGGCGGTGGGCCTACGGGTTCGGCGCCGTCCTCGCGCTGGCGGCGCTGCTGGCCTGCCCGGCCGAGGACGCCGGCCCGCGGGGGCGGCCCGCAGCCGGCAACCGCGCGACGGCGGCACTCGGCGTGATCGGGGCGGCGTCCGGCCTGGCCGCGGGCACCGCGACCGCCCTCGGGATCTTCCTGGTCGCCTCGGCCGTCGAGCGGGGCGTGGCCCCCGGCCCGGCCGGGCTGGTCCTGACCTTCGGCAGCGTCGTGGGCCTGTCGGTCCGGCTGCTGCACGGCTGGCTGGCCGACCGTCGCGAACGGGCCCGCCGGAACGGCGACCGGCGCCGCGGGGGCGGGCACGTGGCCGTGGTCGCGGCCAGCCTCGCCGCCGGCGCGGCCGGGTTCGGCCTGCTCGCCCTCCCGGGGACGCCGGCACTGGTGCTCGGGGTGACCCTCGCGTTCGGGCTCGGCTGGGCCTGGCCCGGGCTGCTGCAGTTCGCGGTGGTGCGGCTGAACCCGTCGGCGCCGGCGGCGGCGACGTCGATCGTGCAGGTCGGCGTGTACGCCGGCGGGTTCGGTGGACCGGTCGTGTTCGGCTGGCTGGCGACGCACGCCGGCTTCCCGGTGGCCTGGACGGCGAGCGCGGGCGTGATGCTGGTCTCGGCGGTGCTGATGCTGGTCGGGCGCCGGATGCTCGTGGCGCACGCGCGCCGCGGTGCCGGGCCGGCCGGCGCGGTGTCACCGGCACCCGCGTCCTGA
- a CDS encoding acyl--CoA ligase family protein, translated as MTPAPSPAEVWSTPLTPLAFLGRSADVFADRTAIVYGDRRHTYAEFAGEATRVAHALRASGVEPGDRVAYLLPNVPEMLVAHFAVPLAGAVLVAINTRLSPAEVRYILDHSGAKVLVVDNVLYETVRPVAAELRTVREIVTVTDPAAPGDGTGSGLSYTDLLARGSDDPLPWAVADERDTITINYTSGTTGNPKGVEYHHRGAYLNSFGEIVHSTHTADSVYLWTLPMFHCNGWCTPWAVTAVGGTHVCLREVRGDVIWRLITEHRVTHLNGAPTVVTTIMNAPEAVTLDYPLVITTAGAPPAPTTILQMERMGFRIVHVYGLTETYGPYTVNQYQRAWDGLDAEERARLQARQGVGMVCADRVRVVDQQMNDVPRDGVTMGEIVMRGNNVMKGYYLDPEKTAEAFAGGWFHSGDLGVVHPDGYVELRDRAKDVVISGGENISTVEVEQAIVSHDAVLEAAVVGVPDEKWGEVCKAFAVLKPGRSAEPGELIEHVKSRIARYKAPKYVDIVDELPKTSTGKVQKFELREKEWAGQGESRIRG; from the coding sequence GTGACGCCCGCCCCGTCCCCCGCCGAGGTCTGGTCCACCCCGCTGACGCCGCTGGCCTTCCTCGGCCGGTCCGCGGACGTGTTCGCGGACAGGACGGCGATCGTCTACGGCGACCGACGCCACACGTACGCCGAGTTCGCCGGCGAGGCGACCCGGGTGGCGCACGCGCTGCGCGCCTCCGGGGTGGAGCCGGGTGACCGCGTCGCCTACCTGCTGCCGAACGTCCCGGAGATGCTGGTCGCGCACTTCGCGGTGCCGCTGGCCGGCGCGGTGCTGGTCGCGATCAACACACGGCTCTCTCCTGCGGAGGTCCGCTACATCCTCGACCACTCGGGCGCGAAGGTCCTGGTCGTCGACAACGTGCTCTACGAGACGGTCCGCCCGGTCGCCGCCGAGCTGAGGACGGTCCGGGAGATCGTCACCGTCACCGACCCGGCCGCCCCCGGGGACGGCACCGGCTCCGGCCTGTCCTACACCGACCTGCTCGCCCGCGGCTCGGACGACCCGCTGCCCTGGGCCGTGGCCGACGAGCGCGACACGATCACGATCAACTACACGTCCGGGACCACCGGCAACCCCAAGGGCGTCGAGTACCACCACCGCGGCGCCTACCTGAACTCGTTCGGCGAGATCGTCCACTCCACGCACACCGCGGACAGCGTCTACCTGTGGACGCTGCCGATGTTCCACTGCAACGGCTGGTGCACCCCGTGGGCGGTGACCGCGGTCGGCGGCACCCACGTCTGCCTGCGCGAGGTCCGCGGCGACGTCATCTGGCGGCTCATCACCGAGCACCGGGTGACCCACCTCAACGGTGCACCCACCGTCGTCACGACGATCATGAACGCACCCGAGGCCGTGACCCTGGACTACCCGCTGGTGATCACGACGGCGGGCGCGCCGCCCGCGCCGACGACCATCCTGCAGATGGAGCGGATGGGCTTCCGGATCGTGCACGTCTACGGCCTCACCGAGACCTACGGGCCGTACACCGTCAACCAGTACCAGCGTGCGTGGGACGGCCTCGACGCCGAGGAGCGCGCGCGGCTGCAGGCCCGCCAGGGCGTCGGGATGGTCTGCGCCGACCGGGTCCGCGTGGTCGACCAGCAGATGAACGACGTCCCGCGCGACGGCGTCACGATGGGCGAGATCGTGATGCGCGGCAACAACGTCATGAAGGGCTACTACCTCGACCCGGAGAAGACGGCCGAGGCGTTCGCCGGCGGCTGGTTCCACTCCGGTGACCTCGGCGTCGTGCACCCGGACGGCTACGTCGAGCTGCGCGACCGCGCGAAGGACGTCGTGATCTCCGGCGGGGAGAACATCTCCACGGTCGAGGTCGAGCAGGCGATCGTGTCGCACGACGCCGTGCTGGAGGCGGCCGTCGTCGGCGTCCCGGACGAGAAGTGGGGCGAGGTCTGCAAGGCGTTCGCGGTGCTCAAGCCGGGCCGCAGCGCCGAGCCGGGCGAGCTGATCGAGCACGTGAAGTCGCGGATCGCCCGGTACAAGGCACCGAAGTACGTCGACATCGTCGACGAGCTGCCGAAGACCTCCACCGGGAAGGTGCAGAAGTTCGAGCTGCGCGAGAAGGAGTGGGCGGGTCAGGGCGAGTCCCGCATCCGCGGATAG
- a CDS encoding ferredoxin produces the protein MKVIVDFDRCESNAVCMGIAPEVFEVRDDDYLYILDENPPEALRPKIEEAVRSCPKAAITLEG, from the coding sequence ATGAAGGTCATCGTGGATTTCGACCGCTGCGAGAGCAACGCGGTGTGCATGGGTATCGCGCCCGAGGTCTTCGAGGTGCGCGACGACGACTACCTCTACATCCTCGACGAGAACCCGCCGGAGGCGCTCCGGCCGAAGATCGAGGAAGCGGTGCGGAGCTGCCCCAAGGCCGCGATCACGCTCGAGGGCTGA